In Hemitrygon akajei chromosome 12, sHemAka1.3, whole genome shotgun sequence, a single window of DNA contains:
- the LOC140737418 gene encoding putative C->U-editing enzyme APOBEC-4, with protein sequence MAFTHEEYTAPQGTLVKPYYWLHFTENCLKCPYHIKTGEEARVSYMEFYESFGFPYAQPQHGSHLLFYELKLSSGTLVQKGQVSSCTLHQLHPESIFFDTDGYLDALMYSYENIAYITIYSNYTPCNERAQYCISKMYDFLINYPSTRLDIYFSALYHTDDSDVESGWNKKALHYLAAFWPRVTINPISSWTWLNILHRFVNGVPWTALYNPVLPERAHADLINAHQIATITGVNPSYIDAIPQKPVQVTPHKQQHFKPEGMNMYKSSQASLPTINKMPLMAQYQPYMNLPNLSAFHWSMYPLKPQKIKPKNVVRHLNMPNKEWEKPTTPSPHNVQVTEVVEILEAPATKKSGNSNRRGKSSKRTKSRRK encoded by the coding sequence ATGGCTTTTACTCATGAGGAATATACTGCTCCTCAGGGAACGCTGGTGAAGCCCTACTACTGGCTTCACTTCACTGAAAACTGTTTGAAGTGCCCATATCACATCAAAACAGGAGAAGAAGCTCGCGTGTCGTACATGGAATTTTATGAATCATTTGGATTTCCTTATGCTCAGCCACAGCATGGGAGTCATCTGCTTTTTTATGAACTGAAGTTATCATCAGGTACCTTAGTGCAGAAGGGACAAGTATCCAGCTGTACTTTACACCAGCTACACCCAGAATCAATATTCTTTGATACCGATGGTTATCTGGATGCACTCATGTATTCATATGAAAACATTgcttatatcaccatatactccAATTACACCCCATGCAATGAAAGAGCCCAGTATTGCATAAGCAAAATGTATGATTTTTTAATAAATTATCCAAGCACGAGATTAGACATCTATTTTTCTGCACTCTATCATACCGATGATTCCGATGTTGAATCAGGATGGAACAAAAAAGCTCTCCATTACTTAGCAGCATTCTGGCCCAGGGTAACCATCAACCCAATCAGTAGCTGGACATGGCTGAATATTCTTCACCGCTTTGTGAATGGTGTGCCTTGGACAGCACTTTACAACCCAGTTTTACCTGAGAGAGCCCATGCTGATCTCATCAATGCCCATCAGATCGCTACCATCACTGGTGTGAACCCTTCCTACATTGATGCCATACCTCAGAAACCAGTTCAGGTCACGCCGCATAAGCAGCAACATTTTAAACCAGAAGGCATGAACATGTACAAGTCTTCACAAGCATCACTTCCCACTATAAACAAAATGCCATTAATGGCTCAGTATCAGCCTTATATGAATCTTCCAAACCTatcagcatttcactggtcaaTGTACCCTCTGAAACCACAGAAGATCAAGCCAAAGAATGTAGTGAGACACCTGAACATGCCCAACAAAGAGTGGGAAAAACCTACAACCCCATCACCTCACAACGTGCAAGTTACTGAAGTAGTGGAAATTCTTGAAGCTCCTGCAACAAAGAAATCAGGCAATTCAAACAGACGGGGAAAGAGCAGCAAAAGGACAAAATCTAGGAGGAAATAG